A genomic window from Deltaproteobacteria bacterium includes:
- a CDS encoding cytidylate kinase-like family protein produces the protein MSVIIVSSDSYRKGREVAEKTAEALGYEYLDRELLKAVAASHDLPEDRLEKALRESPSLFGISSKNHARYLAYIEAAVLSELSRDRVVCHGLAAHLYVLGVSHVLKIRILADPEEWVKLTASEKGVPPEKAARLNKREEALQKRWSLGVYGIDETDPSLYDMVISLSQIDADEAVKTIVETVSYRRFKPMTYSIKCMKDRELASRVRSALLERFTDVKVRADGTTVVVETKALKREKRKKAEAIKELAGGIPGVDYVEVHVINDIFRQAAESFR, from the coding sequence ATGTCCGTGATCATCGTCTCTTCGGATTCTTACAGGAAAGGCCGCGAGGTGGCCGAAAAGACGGCCGAGGCCTTGGGATACGAATACCTGGACCGGGAACTCCTCAAGGCCGTGGCGGCCTCCCATGATCTCCCGGAAGATCGACTGGAAAAAGCCCTGAGGGAATCCCCCTCCCTTTTCGGGATCTCCTCAAAAAATCACGCCCGTTACCTGGCCTATATCGAGGCGGCCGTGCTTTCAGAGCTTTCCCGGGACAGGGTGGTTTGCCACGGCCTGGCCGCCCACCTCTACGTCCTCGGCGTCTCCCATGTGCTCAAGATTCGAATCCTCGCGGACCCTGAGGAGTGGGTTAAGCTGACCGCCTCTGAGAAGGGTGTGCCGCCGGAGAAGGCCGCCCGGTTGAACAAGCGCGAGGAGGCCCTTCAGAAGCGCTGGTCGCTGGGTGTCTATGGTATTGATGAGACCGATCCCTCCCTTTACGATATGGTTATAAGCCTGAGCCAGATCGATGCGGACGAGGCCGTAAAGACCATCGTGGAGACCGTGTCTTATCGAAGGTTCAAACCCATGACCTATTCCATCAAGTGCATGAAGGATCGGGAACTGGCCAGCCGTGTTCGCTCCGCCTTGCTGGAACGTTTCACGGATGTTAAGGTGCGGGCGGATGGTACCACGGTGGTGGTGGAAACCAAGGCCCTGAAAAGGGAAAAGAGAAAGAAGGCGGAGGCCATCAAGGAACTGGCCGGGGGGATTCCGGGGGTCGACTATGTGGAAGTCCATGTCATCAACGACATTTTTCGGCAGGCGGCCGAAAGCTTCCGCTAG
- a CDS encoding response regulator, whose translation MSEEGLDVLLVDDEAIVGKRLKPALTKIGCRVEVFEDPREALERIHQKTFDIVVTDIRMDEIDGMQILEEVREKSPRTKVIMITGYAMMAVAREAMEKGAFDFISKPFKPDDLRKVIARAAEALGSPLDFGFAETKAS comes from the coding sequence ATGTCTGAAGAAGGTCTGGATGTCCTGCTTGTTGATGACGAGGCCATCGTGGGCAAGAGACTCAAACCGGCCCTAACCAAGATCGGTTGCCGGGTGGAGGTCTTTGAGGACCCGAGGGAGGCCCTGGAGCGTATCCATCAAAAGACCTTTGATATCGTGGTCACCGATATCAGGATGGATGAGATCGACGGGATGCAGATCCTGGAAGAGGTTCGGGAAAAATCGCCCCGGACCAAGGTGATCATGATCACGGGTTACGCCATGATGGCCGTTGCGAGGGAGGCCATGGAAAAGGGCGCCTTCGACTTCATCTCCAAGCCTTTCAAGCCCGATGATTTGCGAAAGGTGATTGCGAGGGCCGCGGAGGCCCTTGGCTCTCCCCTGGATTTCGGGTTCGCGGAAACAAAGGCTTCCTAG